A genomic stretch from Psilocybe cubensis strain MGC-MH-2018 chromosome 1, whole genome shotgun sequence includes:
- a CDS encoding MutS protein-like protein 4 (MutS protein homolog 4), translating to MHVHSPCLILIPDTFLSAADAALAPSGKRSSSTSLLVEYIREEFPGVQIEPVGRRYWNDAGGLEFVLQLCVEDDERAGTVLAVSNKYYALSAACALFKYAEGRLNTRFAAGSLRIKYVPVEGTMMIDPDTARNLELVGNMTHKKSSHSLFGVLNYTYTPMASRLLRVNILTPITELINAEDRFSYVRDALKTLNKMDFDKLIAALVSSEVRPSTSAKPASQRVTQILNLRNVVKNLPLLQKAIEGCRSQLLRIVCGMLSDERLDKIDKLISSNLNEECAPTKGGLAALNARVYAVRANCNRLLDVARETYKENIGDIYQLNRSLSEEYNLPLTLVYQETGFVFVLKKNDLEGELPKGFVNVTMKKARWMFSSMELKKMNSRMKDALDEALMLSDNYKPPRIIQDLMAEIVADIGALYKASEAVALVDMLWSFAHASISKLRPEFTGTLAIKSGRHPILETVQSAGSLVPNDVYCDDSSSFQIIQGPKIHDFLLTRLSNEDDLEKNLSTFASEMASSAMILGLATPKSLVLVDELGRGTSPREGVGISHSIAEGLIALKPFVFFATHFGELTKTLSRQPTVINLHLSVQRSRSSSTNFGMTFQYKIMDGASEDFSHYGIELARLADLPPDVLVEAKRVAEKLSALQTRNEESSESHKITIRRKALLRVQYFFFIWTPIYVMLF from the exons ATGCATGTACACAGTCCGTGTTTGATTCTTATCCCCGATACCTTTTTATCTGCTGCCGATGCTGCTTTGGCTCCATCCGGCAAGAGATCGTCGTCGACCTCGCTCCTTGTGGAATACATCAGAGAGGAGTTCCCCGGTGTACAAATCGAACCTGTCGGTCGGCGTTATTGGAACGATGCAGGCG GACTTGAGTTTGTGCTTCAGCTGTGCGTTGAAGACGATGAACGTGCTGGAACTGTTCTAGCTGTCTCTAATAA ATACTATGCATTGTCTGCTGCCTGTGCCCTGTTCAAGTACGCAGAAGGCAGGCTCAACACTCGGTTCGCTGCGGGTTCTCTTCGAATCAAATACGTTCCGGTCGAAGGTACAATGATGATAGATCCTGATACAGCTCGGAATCTCGAACTCGTTGGCAACATGACACACAAAAAATCGTCCCATTCCTTGTTTGG TGTTCTCAATTATACGTATACCCCAATGGCATCCAGATTGTTGAGGGTCAATATTTTGACTCCTATCACAG AGTTAATTAATGCTGAGGATCGCTTCTCGTACGTCCGAGACGCCTTAAAGACGCTCAATAAAATGGACTTCGATAAGTTAATTGCAGCG CTTGTCTCTTCGGAAGTTCGCCCATCGACCAGTGCAAAGCCAGCTTCCCAGCGCGTCACTCAGATTCTCAATTTACGGAACGTAGTCAAAAACCTTCCACTGCTTCAGAAGGCAATAGAAGGCTGCCGTTCTCAACTCTTGCGCATAGTTTGTGGT ATGCTTTCTGATGAAAGGCTCGACAAAATAGACAAGTTAATATCTTCGAATCTTAACGAAGAGTGTGCACCGACAAAG GGTGGGTTAGCCGCGCTCAACGCCCGTGTTTATGCAGTTCGGGCCAACTGCAACCGTTTGCTTGACGTTGCTCGAGAAACTTATAAAGAAAATATTGGAGATATCTACCAATTAAACCGAAGTCTCTCAGAAGAGTATAATCTGCCGTTGACACTTGTGTATCAGGAAACAGGTTTTGTTTTCGTGCTAAAGAAAAATGATCTTGAAGGAGAGCTACCGAAAGGTTTTGTTAATGTCACAATGAAGAAGGCACGATGGATGTTTTCCAGTATGGAGCTA aaaaaaatgaactcACGAATGAAAGATGCGCTGGACGAGGCCCTGATGCTTAGTGACAA ttATAAACCACCCAGAATTATACAAGATCTGATGGCAGAGATTGTGGCTGATATTGGAGCTTTGTATAAAGCATCTGAAGCT GTTGCCCTTGTTGATATGCTGTGGTCGTTTGCTCATGCCTCTATCAGTAAGC TTCGCCCGGAGTTTACGGGCACCTTGGCAATCAAGTCAGGCCGCCACCCTATACTTGAGACTGTACAAAGTGCAGGGAGTCTTGTACCGAATGACGTCTACTGCGACGACTCATCTTCTTTTCAAATTATTCAAGGACCCAA GATCCACGACTTTCTTTTGACCCGCCTGTCGAACGAGGATGaccttgaaaaaaatttgaGCACCTTTGCCAGTGAGATGGCTTCTTCGGCCATGATTCTGG GTTTGGCTACCCCAAAGTCTTTGGTGCTAGTCGACGAGCTGGGACGGGGAACATCACCTAGAGAGGGGGTTGGAATATCGCATTCCATTGCGGAAGGATTGATTGCCCTAAAA CCATTTGTCTTCTTCGCCAC TCACTTCGGAGAGCTTACCAAGACGCTCTCAAGACAACCAACAGTTATAAA CCTTCATCTTTCTGTGCAG CGCAGCCGTTCATCATCCACAAATTTTGGGATGACTTTTCAATACAA GATAATGGATGGGGCCTCGGAAGATTTCAGCCACTATG GGATTGAACTTGCACGACTTGCTGATCTCCCTCCAGACGTTCTCGTTGAAGCCAAAAGAGTTGCGGAGAAACTCTCCGCCTTGCAGACGCGGAATGAAGAATCCAGCGAAAGCCATAAAATCACAATCCGCAGGAAGGCATTATTAAGGGTGcagtatttcttcttcatttggACCCCCATCTATGTTATGCTGTTCTAA
- a CDS encoding hypothetical protein (Uncharacterized protein CC613.01), with protein MASSSILPATVLDYSEQIHSKESNYISKLSEIGGIVTTSREAFVRRVDPTASDDIDALQNPEFKLPSWRSLFIIIGGNAVFQLSFFIIVSSASAYAEHLGGSATFSGLTIGIPTVFSGFTLIFVTKYDGGQYAGPLNLAYGSMVLGNILYALAYKANFLYLILIGRIVSGFGFISFMYSKRYCSDPRIVGIRRRTTLAGLLVVGQAFGFSAGPFFGGLLYKVGFGNQVFNGVTSPGWIMAVIWLMFWGLSNLMFQDVPRQQRPQSIELSPVDGTTEHSQPPQSFKAALREITPPQWGVIVCMCYYSMTCFLILGSWEANIPVFTAEALNYSPYNAGNFIALGGLVSFPFLLLNVWYARRIQDRVILAIGTSLGMLGLLIMLAILQTSKVTFGSLFVCWFLIALGFNLASTCTLSLLSKQLPDTWNRKVSMAIQYSNYTGRVTGAILGGAGVKMGMTNYIAVQLSVVGLGGVMYLTLWKQLKAKTG; from the exons ATGGCGTCCTCAAGCATCTTGCCCGCAACGGTCCTGGACTACAGTGAGCAGATACACTCCAAGGAATCCAACTACATTTCCAAGTTGTCCGAAATTGGGGGCATTGTTACCACCAGTCGCGAAGCTTTTGTGCGCCGTGTTGACCCAACCGCCTCCGACGACATCGATGCTCTACAGAACCCAGAATTTAAGCTTCCCAGTTGGAGATCCCTATTCATTATCATCGGGGGAAATGCAGTATTCCAG ctttctttcttcattaTTGTTTCGTCTGCTAGTGCATATGCTGAGCATCTGGGAGGATCTGCGACATTTTCTGGTTTGACTATTGGTATCCCCACGGTGTTTTCAGGCTTCACTTTGATTTTCGTCACGAAATACGACGGAG GTCAATATGCCGGGCCTTTGAACTTGGCATATGGATCAATGGTCTTAGGGAATATCCTCTACGCACTAGCATACAAGGCCAACTTCCTTtacctcatcctcatcggtCGCATCGTATCCGGATTTGGTTTTATTTCGTTCATGTACAGCAAAAGATATTGTTCCGACCCTCGCATCGTCGGTATCCGCAGACGTACCACACTTGCAGGGCTGCTTGTAGTAGGACAGGCGTTTGGCTTTTCCGCTGGCCCTTTTTTCGGTGGATTACTGTACAAAGTTGGCTTTGGGAACCAGGTTTTCAACGGCGTGACTAGCCCTGGCTGGATCATGGCCGTCATCTGGTTGATGTTTTGGGGTTTGAGCAACCTTATGTTCCAGGATGTTCCCCGTCAACAACGACCCCAATCCATCGAACTGTCGCCCGTTGATGGCACAACCGAACATAGTCAACCACCCCAATCCTTCAAGGCGGCGCTTCGGGAGATTACACCGCCCCAATGGGGTGTGATAGTGTGCATGTGCTATTATTCCATGACCTGTTTCCTCATCCTGGGCAGCTGGGAAGCCAACATCCCCGTCTTTACCGCTGAGGCCCTTAATTATTCGCCATACAACGCCGGCAACTTCATCGCTCTCGGCGGCCTCGtttccttccccttcctcctcctaAACGTATGGTATGCCCGTCGCATTCAGGACCGCGTCATTCTAGCTATTGGCACCTCCCTCGGTATGCTCGGGCTTCTCATAATGCTTGCTATACTTCAAACCTCCAAGGTTACTTTTGGCTCTCTCTTTGTGTGCTGGTTCCTTATAGCACTGGGATTCAACTTGGCCAGCACGTGCACCTTAAGCCTCCTGTCCAAACAGCTTCCCGACACTTGGAATCGGAAAGTTAGTATGGCCATCCAGTATAGCAATTATACCGGGCGTGTCACGGGAGCCATTCTCGGAGGAGCTGGTGTCAAGATGGGTATGACGAATTACATTGCTGTTCAGCTCAGTGTAGTTGGCCTCGGCGGTGTAATGTACTTGACGTTATGGAAGCAGCTCAAAGCCAAAACTGGTTGA
- a CDS encoding Vacuolar protein sorting-associated protein 35, with the protein MAAPVMEEGKLLSEALNTVKIQVQQMKRHLELDQLMDALKSASLMLAELRTSSLSPKQYYELYMAVFDALRHLSNYLYEAHTQSRHHLADLYELVQYAGNIIPRLYLMITVGSVYMSIPDAPVKEIMKDMMEMSRGVLHPIRGLFLRHYLSGQTRDHLPVGLEPGPTGNLQDSISFVLTNFIEMNKLWVRLQHQGHSRDREKREMERRELRILVGTNLVRLSQLDGVDLDMYQKTILPSILEQVVNCKDVIAQEYLMEVVIQVFTDEFHLHTLGPFLSATAQLHPKVNIKQIVIALIDRLASYAAREAENEDPEETKRQEEAAARRLAEKVKLQKARARENSAYRAASPTSPTSETNAWGATPTPATASSTFEAPKSPVPETPTSGDDAGKGKDKEATPVRKFRGVPEDVQLFEVFWKQVVELIKARPDLSIQDITALFVSLTNLSLSCYPDRLEYVDQVLGFAADKIKEYADNPDLNTQQTTANLASLLVAPINSYQSVLTLLAIPNYVPLLTKQLFTTRRSIAHSIVSSVLKNETIIEAPEDVDGVLELCHVLIKDQTDSGPISIPNGQIPTSRDLRRQGPYFMEREELAEEQGWVARMVHLFRSESLDVQFELLQIARKHFDMGGERMRFTFPALITSSIKLCRRYKNREHDEADWETKVSAILKFIRQLTSILATTVDAPNIALRLFLLAAQIADECGFEDLSYDFYVQAFTVYEDSISESRAQLQAITLIIGTLAGAKVFNIDNFDTLITKAALHGAKLLKKSHQATAVGLASHLWWQEVPPPADGETEAAEKPVTTEKPAATKEDGETVAKAYPHQDSKRVLECLQKSLRIANSAIEEIVTVQLYCDALDQYLYYLDRGAPAVAPKFVNSLVELITSSIDNISSPDVHPSQRAPPGLIEGTQTPEMITKHFRNTLLYIQRRKYAASEGTGTVDSRWDEVDVVGALLKMGISR; encoded by the exons ATGGCCGCTCCGGTTATGGAGGAGGGCAAGCTACTTAGCGAGGCCCTCAATACCGTCAAAATTCAAGTTCAGCAAATGAAAAGGCATTTG GAATTGGACCAACTTATGGATGCTTTGAAGAGCGCAAGCTTGATGCTGGCAGAACTTCGAACGTCGTCCCTGTCTCCAAAACAATATTATGAGCTAT ACATGGCCGTATTCGATGCTTTGCGACATTTGTCGAATTACTTGTACGAGGCGCATACTCAGTCGCGGCACCATTTAGCAGACCTCTATGAACTGGTCCAATACGCGGGGAATATCATTCCACGTCTGTATCTCATGATCACCGTCGGCTCAGTCTATATGTCCATCCCAGACGCACCCGTGAAGGAAATCATGAAGGATATGATGGAGATGTCGCGTGGTGTCCTTCACCCAATTCGTGGgctttttcttcgtcattATTTGAGTGGACAGACGAGAGACCATCTTCCTGTTGGACTTGAACCAGG ACCCACTGGAAACCTACAGGATTCCATTTCTTTTGTCTTGACCAACTTTATTGAAATGAACAAACTATGGGTTCGGCTTCAGCATCAGGGTCACTCAAGGGACCGCGAAAAGCGCGAAATGGAACGTCGCGAACTTCGCATTCTCGTAGGGACCAATCTCGTCAGATTAAGTCAGTTAGATGGCGTGGATCTCGACATGTATCAGAAAACCATTTTACCCAGCATCCTGGAGCAGGTTGTTAATTGCAAGGATGTCATTGCGCAGGAATACCTCATGGAGGTTGTAATCCAG GTTTTCACTGATGAGTTCCATCTTCACACACTTGGACCCTTCCTCTCTGCGACTGCTCAGCTACATCCTAAAGTCAACATTAAGCAAATAGTCATCGCCCTCATTGACCGCTTGGCATCCTACGCTGCACGAGAAGCTGAGAACGAAGATCCTGAAGAGACAAAACGACAGGAAGAGGCAGCGGCACGCCGTCTTGCTGAAAAGGTCAAACTACAAAAGGCCAGAGCTCGTGAAAATAGCGCTTATCGGGCAGCCTCACCGACTTCCCCTACCTCTGAAACCAACGCATGGGGTGCAACTCCTACACCAGCCACAGCATCCTCAACCTTTGAGGCACCCAAGTCTCCTGTGCCAGAGACACCCACAAGTGGAGACGACGctggcaaaggcaaagacaAGGAGGCTACCCCTGTCCGTAAATTCCGCGGTGTGCCGGAGGATGTGCAGTTATTCGAAGTGTTTTGGAAACAAGTTGTTGAACTTATCAAG GCTCGCCCGGATCTTTCGATACAGGATATCACTGCCCTTTTCGTGTCATTGACAAATTTGTCGTTGAGCTGCTACCCTGACAGACTGGAGTACGTTGACCAAGTTCTTGGATTTGCTGCTGATAAAATCAAAGAGTATGCGGATAA CCCCGACTTAAACACCCAACAAACGACAGCCAATCTCGCATCGCTGCTTGTCGCGCCTATCAACTCATACCAATCTGTGCTCACCCTGCTTGCCATCCCAAACTATGTCCCCTTACTGACAAAGCAACTCTTCACTACCCGTCGATCTATTGCCCATTCGATTGTGTCATCGGTGCTCAAGAATGAAACTATTATTGAGGCACCCGAAGATGTTGATGGTGTACTAGAGTTATGCCATGTCCTGATAAAGGATCAGACTGACTCAGGACCGATATCTATACCCAATGGCCAGATACCTACTTCGCGCGATTTGAGACGACAAGGGCCATACTTTATGGAGCGGGAGGAGCTAGCAGAAGAACAGGGTTGGGTTGCAAGAATGGTTCATCTTTTCCGCTCTGAGTCCCTCGATGTTCAATTTGAG TTGCTACAAATTGCTCGCAAACACTTTGACATGGGTGGAGAGCGTATGCGATTCACTTTCCCTGCGTTAATCACTTCATCCATCAAGCTTTGCAGACGGTATAAGAACCGGGAACATGAC GAGGCCGACTGGGAAACCAAGGTCTCAGCCATTCTCAAATTTATTCGCCAACTGACCTCGATCCTCGCCACCACCGTGGATGCTCCCAATATTGCCCTACGACTGTTCCTTCTCGCTGCACAAATTGCAGATGAATGTGGTTTTGAAGATCTTTCTTACGATTTTTACGTCCAGGCTTTCACTGTTTACGAAGACAGCATCTCGGAGTCGCGGGCACAACTGCAGGCTATTACACTAATAATTGGCACATTGGCAGGCGCTAAGGTTTTCAACATTGATAACTTCGATACCCTCATCACCAAGGCGGCCTTGCACGGGGCGAAGTTATTGAAGAAGAGCCATCAAGCTACAGCCGTTGGTTTGGCTAGTCATTTATGGTGGCAAGAAGTTCCACCACCTGCTGATGGAGAGACCGAGGCTGCTGAGAAACCAGTCACCACTGAGAAGCCGGCTGCCACGAAGGAAGATGGAGAAACTGTTGCTAAAGCA TATCCACATCAAGACAGTAAACGCGTTCTTGAATGTTTGCAGAAATCTCTGCGGATCGCCAATTCCGCCATTGAGGAGATCGTTACAGTGCAACTTTATTGTGACGCCCTTGATCAGTACTTGTACTACCTTGATCGAGGTGCCCCAGCT GTTGCCCCTAAATTTGTCAACAGCCTCGTCGAACTTATTACTTCAAGTATCGATAACATATCCTCTCCTGATGTGCACCCATCACAACGCGCACCTCCTGGACTCATTGAAGGCACTCAAACGCCTGAAATGATCACGAAACATTTCCGGAATACCCTTTTGTACATCCAACGGAGGAAATATGCTGCATCCGAAGGCACGGGTACCGTGGACTCGCGCTGGGATGAGGTCGACGTAGTTGGTGCGCTGTTGAAGATGGGCATCTCACGCTAA